The proteins below are encoded in one region of Paracoccus methylovorus:
- a CDS encoding lipid-binding SYLF domain-containing protein, with protein sequence MSRRLVLLGGAALGLAGCSNAIGQDAPSRLDARVDATRDFLLRTYPNVAPMIQSAKGVLYMPLMTEAGFGFGGAYGQGALRINDVTVDYYSATQASVGLQIGAQQYAHVLIFQTDAALADFRRAPGWVAEAGAYYALPAGGVSMGADTITAQQPVVAMVFGQSGLMAGASIAGTKYTRIIPSTF encoded by the coding sequence ATGAGCCGGCGTCTTGTATTGCTGGGCGGGGCCGCGCTGGGGCTGGCGGGCTGCTCGAACGCAATCGGGCAGGATGCGCCCTCGCGACTGGACGCGCGCGTCGATGCGACCCGGGATTTCCTGCTGCGCACCTATCCCAACGTCGCGCCCATGATCCAAAGCGCCAAGGGCGTCCTATACATGCCGCTGATGACCGAGGCCGGCTTTGGCTTTGGCGGCGCCTATGGTCAGGGTGCGCTGCGCATCAACGATGTGACGGTGGATTACTATTCGGCAACGCAGGCCAGCGTCGGCCTGCAGATTGGCGCGCAGCAATATGCCCATGTGCTGATCTTCCAGACCGATGCAGCGCTGGCCGATTTCCGTCGCGCGCCGGGCTGGGTGGCCGAGGCTGGGGCATATTACGCCCTGCCAGCCGGAGGCGTCTCGATGGGCGCCGATACCATCACCGCACAACAGCCGGTCGTGGCGATGGTCTTTGGTCAGTCCGGGCTGATGGCCGGTGCCTCGATCGCCGGAACGAAATACACCCGCATCATCCCCTCGACTTTCTGA
- a CDS encoding FadR/GntR family transcriptional regulator — MDQDAPAGKERRLTRIKLSDQVAEDIRRRIARDGLHPGDRLPNERALMEHYGCSKGTIREALKALEVEGLVRMLSGPNGGPEIQPASIDIVTQQLRQYLHFQKLDFAQVYELRQSLEVSLARNVIGKLTESHFRRLENNILICEQANTAQDRAVVRRAETEFHDILCEASDNVILVFMCRFLNSMLRDLVSYRSESMREHEIFGEANIESHKQLLAALRAGDGDAAARIMHEHMCCAESYMRRLDASFRSDLLSRF, encoded by the coding sequence ATGGATCAGGACGCACCGGCAGGCAAGGAACGCAGGCTTACCCGCATCAAGCTGTCGGATCAGGTGGCCGAGGATATTCGCCGCCGCATCGCGCGCGACGGGTTGCACCCCGGCGACCGCCTGCCCAACGAGCGTGCGCTGATGGAGCATTACGGTTGTTCGAAAGGCACCATCCGCGAGGCGCTGAAGGCGCTGGAGGTCGAGGGGCTGGTGCGTATGCTGTCAGGCCCCAATGGCGGACCCGAGATCCAGCCGGCCTCGATCGACATCGTGACCCAGCAGCTTCGGCAATATCTGCACTTTCAGAAGCTGGATTTCGCCCAGGTCTATGAACTGCGCCAGTCGCTGGAGGTCAGCCTGGCCCGCAATGTCATCGGCAAGCTGACCGAGTCGCATTTTCGCCGGCTCGAAAACAACATCCTTATCTGCGAGCAGGCGAATACCGCGCAGGATCGCGCCGTTGTGCGCCGGGCCGAGACCGAGTTCCACGACATCCTATGCGAAGCTTCGGACAATGTGATCCTGGTTTTCATGTGCCGTTTCCTGAACAGCATGCTGCGCGATCTGGTCAGCTATCGCAGCGAAAGCATGCGCGAGCACGAGATTTTCGGCGAGGCGAATATCGAAAGCCACAAGCAATTGCTGGCCGCGCTTCGGGCCGGTGACGGCGATGCGGCGGCCCGGATCATGCACGAACATATGTGTTGCGCCGAAAGTTACATGCGCCGGCTGGACGCCTCTTTCCGCTCGGATCTGCTAAGCCGGTTTTGA
- a CDS encoding Zn-dependent hydrolase, translated as MSNLTIDAERLWDSLMETARIGGTPDGGIARLTLSDDDRRVRDWLRAQCDALGLTMTVDEVGNMFATRPGAREGLPAIAMGSHLDTQPTGGKFDGVLGVLAGLEVLRTLDAAGYRTEAPLMLVNWTNEEGSRFSPAMLGSGIWAGVYDRNYGDARADVSGDTFGASLDRIGYRGEAKAGAIRFGAMFELHIEQGPILEAEGIEVGVVQGIQGMRWFELTLTGTAAHTGSTPMHMRRNALLGMARVIEGIDRIAKAHPDAVGTIGFLEISPNSHNVIPGEVRATIDLRHPSDVVLDQMQAQVDELVRNAAEAVGLTHRLEQISRTAPVVFDPECIASVRAGAKAAGYSTRDIISGAGHDAAHAAAVAPTTMIFVPCAGGLSHNPAESTLPGECAAGAQVLLEAVLDYDRRMSESRREAAA; from the coding sequence ATGTCCAATCTGACAATCGACGCGGAAAGGCTGTGGGACAGCCTGATGGAAACGGCGCGGATCGGCGGCACGCCGGATGGCGGTATCGCCCGGCTGACGCTTTCGGATGACGACCGCCGCGTGCGCGACTGGCTTCGGGCGCAATGCGACGCGCTGGGGCTGACCATGACCGTGGATGAGGTGGGCAATATGTTCGCCACCCGTCCCGGTGCGCGCGAGGGTCTGCCCGCCATCGCCATGGGCAGCCATCTGGACACCCAGCCGACAGGCGGCAAGTTCGACGGCGTGCTGGGTGTGCTGGCGGGGCTGGAGGTGCTGCGCACGTTGGATGCCGCCGGCTACCGGACCGAGGCGCCGCTGATGCTGGTCAACTGGACCAACGAGGAGGGCTCGCGTTTTTCGCCGGCCATGCTGGGTTCGGGCATCTGGGCGGGGGTCTATGACCGCAACTATGGCGATGCGCGGGCGGATGTAAGCGGCGATACATTCGGCGCCAGCCTTGACCGCATCGGCTATCGCGGCGAGGCCAAGGCGGGCGCGATCCGCTTTGGCGCCATGTTCGAGCTGCATATCGAACAGGGGCCGATCCTGGAGGCCGAGGGCATCGAAGTGGGCGTGGTGCAGGGCATTCAGGGCATGCGCTGGTTCGAACTGACGCTGACCGGCACGGCGGCGCATACCGGCTCGACCCCGATGCACATGCGCCGCAATGCGCTTTTGGGCATGGCGCGGGTGATCGAGGGCATCGACCGCATCGCCAAGGCGCATCCTGATGCCGTGGGCACCATCGGTTTTCTGGAGATCAGTCCCAATTCGCATAACGTGATCCCGGGCGAGGTGCGGGCCACCATCGACCTGCGCCACCCCTCGGACGTGGTGCTGGATCAGATGCAGGCGCAGGTGGATGAACTGGTGCGCAATGCGGCCGAGGCGGTCGGGCTGACGCATCGGCTGGAGCAGATCTCGCGCACAGCGCCGGTGGTGTTCGACCCGGAATGCATCGCGTCAGTGCGGGCAGGGGCCAAGGCTGCCGGCTATTCGACGCGCGACATTATCTCGGGCGCGGGCCATGACGCGGCCCATGCGGCGGCGGTGGCGCCGACGACGATGATCTTCGTGCCCTGCGCTGGTGGGCTGAGCCACAACCCAGCCGAATCGACCCTGCCCGGGGAATGCGCCGCCGGTGCGCAGGTGCTGCTGGAGGCGGTGCTGGATTATGATCGCCGCATGTCCGAAAGCCGCCGCGAGGCCGCGGCATGA
- a CDS encoding ABC transporter ATP-binding protein yields the protein MTDIALQTHGLGVKYGNFHALAEVDLSIRRNSVHSIIGPNGAGKTTLFHALTGRVRASSGRIELDGRDITATSDDDRVRLGIARSFQVTSLFPNLTLRENLRLAAQGRTPWQALAPWRRAEANTETLSIADEVTERLALGAVSGRLAGELSHGQQRRLEVGMAMAARPRVILLDEPTSGMGIDDIEAMKQLIRDLGRDHTVLFIEHNMGIVMNISDMVTVMRLGRKLVEGPPAQVRDDPEVQRAYLGNMITGDIA from the coding sequence ATGACCGACATCGCATTGCAGACCCACGGCCTTGGGGTCAAATACGGAAACTTCCACGCGCTGGCCGAGGTGGACCTGTCGATCCGCCGCAACTCGGTCCATTCGATCATCGGTCCGAACGGGGCGGGCAAGACCACGCTGTTTCACGCACTGACCGGGCGGGTACGGGCGTCCTCGGGGCGGATCGAACTGGATGGGCGCGACATCACCGCGACCAGTGACGACGACCGGGTGCGGTTGGGGATCGCCCGGTCCTTTCAGGTCACCAGCCTGTTCCCGAACCTGACGCTGCGCGAGAACCTGCGCCTTGCCGCGCAGGGTCGCACGCCGTGGCAGGCTCTGGCGCCATGGCGGCGGGCCGAGGCGAACACCGAGACGCTTTCGATCGCCGATGAGGTGACTGAACGTCTGGCGCTTGGCGCCGTCTCGGGCCGGCTGGCGGGCGAGCTGTCGCACGGCCAGCAGCGCCGGCTGGAGGTCGGTATGGCCATGGCGGCGCGACCGCGTGTCATCTTGTTGGACGAGCCGACATCGGGCATGGGCATCGACGATATCGAGGCGATGAAGCAACTGATCCGCGACCTGGGCCGCGATCACACCGTGCTGTTCATTGAACATAACATGGGCATCGTCATGAACATCTCGGATATGGTGACGGTGATGCGGCTGGGTCGCAAGCTGGTCGAGGGACCGCCCGCCCAGGTTCGCGACGACCCCGAGGTGCAGCGCGCCTATCTGGGCAACATGATCACGGGGGACATCGCATGA
- a CDS encoding branched-chain amino acid ABC transporter permease: MNPLDKPFAQLALVVLTVAVLPMFLTSGILATEILIFAMVVAACNLLLGYTGLLSFGQGIFFGIGTYAAGICLTRWSIPVPLVLAGAALLGAATATLVGWLSIRRQGVYFVMLTLAFSQLFYFMAYTFSGLTGGDNGLLGVPRPSIGGTVLNAPWSYYTYVAICFVAIFAILVMVTQSTFGRTLLAIRENEGRAAAIGFPTRLFKIEAFAISGAVTAFGGALHAMLIGVAPLSNIEYHTSEMILIMTIIGGSSSLFGSVLGAGFYLLLADTLSTIWPRWLLLLGLVLVTVALFLQRGLWGLVERGYDLIFRRDRAPDTPVEEP, encoded by the coding sequence ATGAACCCGCTTGATAAACCTTTCGCACAGCTTGCACTGGTGGTGCTGACAGTCGCGGTGTTGCCGATGTTTCTGACCTCGGGCATCCTTGCGACCGAAATCCTGATCTTTGCCATGGTCGTTGCGGCCTGCAACCTGCTGCTGGGCTATACGGGGCTGCTGTCCTTTGGTCAGGGCATCTTCTTCGGCATCGGCACCTACGCGGCGGGCATCTGCCTGACGCGCTGGTCCATTCCGGTGCCGCTGGTGCTGGCCGGCGCCGCCCTGCTGGGCGCGGCCACGGCCACGCTGGTCGGCTGGCTGTCGATCCGCCGGCAAGGGGTGTATTTCGTCATGCTGACGCTGGCCTTCTCGCAACTGTTCTACTTCATGGCCTATACGTTCAGCGGCCTGACCGGCGGCGACAATGGCCTGCTGGGCGTTCCGCGCCCCAGTATCGGCGGAACGGTCCTGAACGCGCCCTGGTCCTATTACACCTATGTCGCGATCTGCTTCGTGGCGATCTTCGCGATCCTTGTCATGGTCACGCAATCGACCTTTGGCCGCACCCTGCTTGCTATCCGCGAGAACGAGGGCCGCGCCGCCGCCATCGGCTTTCCGACCAGGCTGTTCAAGATCGAGGCATTCGCTATCTCGGGTGCGGTCACGGCATTCGGCGGTGCGCTGCATGCCATGCTGATCGGCGTCGCGCCCTTGTCGAACATCGAATACCACACCAGCGAGATGATCCTGATCATGACCATCATCGGCGGCAGCTCCAGCCTGTTCGGCTCGGTGCTGGGGGCGGGGTTCTACCTGCTGCTGGCCGATACGCTTTCCACCATCTGGCCGCGCTGGCTGCTGCTGCTGGGTCTGGTGCTGGTCACGGTGGCGCTGTTCCTGCAACGCGGTCTGTGGGGTCTGGTCGAGCGGGGCTATGACCTGATCTTCCGCCGCGACCGCGCGCCCGACACCCCGGTCGAGGAGCCCTGA
- a CDS encoding ABC transporter ATP-binding protein gives MTPALRLTDLHSYYGKSHILQGVTLEVGQGEIVTLLGRNGAGKSTTLKSAVGLITPRRGRVELEGRDMTGQPAHRIASAGLSLVPEDRGIFQLLTVEENLRIAVRRGSPWSIKDIYRIFPRLEERRKNGGGQLSGGEQQMLSIARALLNGPKVLMLDEPVEGLAPIIVEEIVDQIRLIRKAGVPILLVEQNLAVCSQLADRHYILELGQIVHCATADQFRSDPDTIDRYLGVKA, from the coding sequence ATGACGCCGGCTTTGCGACTGACCGATCTGCACAGCTATTACGGGAAAAGCCACATCCTTCAGGGCGTCACGCTGGAGGTCGGGCAGGGCGAGATCGTCACCCTGCTGGGCCGCAACGGGGCGGGGAAAAGCACTACCCTGAAATCCGCCGTGGGCCTGATCACGCCGCGACGTGGCCGGGTCGAGCTTGAGGGGCGCGACATGACCGGCCAACCGGCGCATCGCATCGCCTCGGCCGGGTTGTCGCTGGTGCCCGAGGATCGGGGCATCTTCCAACTGCTGACGGTCGAGGAAAACCTGCGCATCGCGGTACGCCGCGGCTCGCCGTGGTCGATCAAGGATATCTACCGCATCTTTCCGCGGCTGGAAGAGCGCAGGAAGAACGGCGGCGGCCAGCTTTCCGGGGGCGAGCAGCAGATGCTGTCCATCGCCCGGGCGTTGCTGAATGGCCCCAAGGTGCTGATGCTGGACGAGCCGGTCGAGGGGCTGGCCCCGATCATCGTCGAAGAGATTGTCGACCAGATCCGCCTGATCCGCAAAGCGGGCGTGCCGATCCTGCTGGTCGAGCAGAACCTTGCCGTTTGCAGTCAACTTGCCGACCGGCATTACATCCTGGAACTGGGCCAGATCGTGCATTGTGCCACGGCCGATCAGTTCCGCAGCGACCCCGATACCATCGACCGCTATCTGGGCGTGAAGGCATGA
- a CDS encoding M81 family metallopeptidase, translated as MTRLVLARVNHETNTFSPVKTPLAAFAPKWGGDALAAARDYPAALGAFYAFARRIGAEIEVPVVAHAMPSAPVEDEAFEAMAQAILTAVEKGCDGILLDLHGAMVTRSHDDGEGELLRRVRASAPGVPTGVALDLHGNITQGMLDHCDVIVGFKTYPHVDMVETGEHVIRMFEPLLAGAPRPAMALSHPPMLAATLCMNTTTDCAMTDLIALARQAETRPGVQAVSVFGGFPIADLAETGLSIVTVADTPQLAHEVAQELGREAWRRRAEYVYAEEPLPQSIARAAALADGAAPVLLLDHGDNCMSGGSCDVMDVLEELLAAGQDGILVGPVADPETVAQLFAAGEGAEVQILLGNKTPADGLPAPHPPLRLTGRVMALSDGRYRVSGPIYHGQELSMGRAAAFDAGTAQIVICEEPHEPLDLGCFSCLGLDATKARFLHLKSRMYCRPVFEPLAKAVVECASSGVTASNYDLFAFKKLARPIYPLDAGIIWQD; from the coding sequence ATGACCCGCCTTGTTCTTGCCCGGGTGAACCATGAAACCAACACTTTCTCGCCGGTAAAAACCCCGCTTGCCGCCTTTGCCCCCAAATGGGGGGGCGACGCGCTGGCGGCGGCCCGGGACTATCCGGCGGCTCTGGGGGCTTTTTATGCCTTCGCTCGTCGTATCGGTGCGGAAATCGAAGTGCCCGTGGTTGCCCACGCCATGCCCTCGGCCCCGGTCGAGGACGAGGCGTTCGAGGCGATGGCGCAGGCGATCCTGACCGCTGTGGAAAAAGGCTGCGACGGTATCCTGCTGGACCTGCATGGTGCCATGGTCACCCGCAGCCATGACGATGGCGAGGGCGAGCTTTTGCGTCGTGTCCGCGCAAGCGCGCCGGGCGTGCCGACCGGCGTGGCGCTGGACCTGCATGGCAATATCACCCAAGGCATGCTGGATCATTGCGACGTGATCGTCGGCTTCAAGACCTATCCGCATGTGGACATGGTAGAGACCGGCGAGCATGTGATCCGCATGTTCGAGCCGCTGCTGGCTGGCGCGCCGCGTCCGGCGATGGCGCTGTCCCATCCGCCGATGCTGGCCGCGACCCTGTGCATGAACACCACGACCGATTGCGCCATGACCGACCTGATCGCGCTGGCGCGGCAAGCTGAAACACGGCCCGGCGTGCAGGCGGTATCGGTCTTTGGCGGCTTTCCCATCGCCGATCTGGCCGAGACGGGCCTTTCCATCGTCACCGTAGCCGACACCCCTCAGCTCGCGCATGAGGTTGCGCAGGAATTGGGGCGCGAGGCATGGCGGCGGCGTGCCGAATATGTCTATGCCGAGGAACCTTTGCCGCAGTCCATCGCCCGCGCCGCTGCGCTGGCGGATGGTGCGGCGCCGGTGCTGCTGCTGGATCATGGCGATAACTGCATGTCGGGCGGAAGCTGCGACGTGATGGATGTGTTGGAGGAACTGCTGGCTGCGGGTCAGGACGGCATTCTTGTCGGTCCCGTTGCCGATCCCGAAACCGTCGCGCAACTTTTTGCGGCAGGCGAAGGGGCCGAGGTTCAGATACTGCTGGGCAACAAGACCCCTGCCGATGGCCTGCCCGCCCCGCATCCGCCGCTGCGGTTGACCGGACGGGTCATGGCGCTGTCGGACGGGCGCTATCGCGTCAGCGGCCCGATCTATCACGGGCAGGAACTGTCCATGGGCCGGGCCGCCGCATTCGATGCCGGCACCGCGCAGATCGTGATTTGCGAAGAACCGCATGAGCCGCTGGATCTGGGCTGTTTTTCCTGTCTTGGCCTGGACGCTACCAAGGCGCGCTTTCTGCATCTGAAATCGCGCATGTATTGCCGCCCCGTGTTCGAGCCGCTCGCGAAAGCCGTGGTCGAATGCGCAAGCTCGGGCGTAACTGCTTCGAATTACGATCTCTTTGCTTTCAAAAAGCTCGCCCGGCCCATATATCCGCTGGACGCCGGGATAATCTGGCAAGACTGA
- the hemB gene encoding porphobilinogen synthase — translation MSPTHITAPFPATRLRRLRRTPALRAMVTEVDLTPANLIWPIFVTEIAGGAGEIPSMPGVERLTLDGAKRAAETAMRLNIPAICIFPHSDPDLKTESCERAWDPENIGNRAIRAIKEVAPDLAVMTDIALDPYNANGHDGLVRDGVILNDETVEALGRMALAQAEAGADILGPSDMMDGRIGALRRQLETNGHKDVAILSYAAKFASGFYGPFRDAVGASGRLVGDKKTYQVNPANREEAMRCVARDLAEGADMVMVKPGMPYLDICRMVRDQFGAPTFAYQVSGEYAMIEGAIRNGWLSRDVVIESLLAFRRAGCDGILTYYAPQVAETLA, via the coding sequence ATGTCTCCGACCCATATCACCGCCCCCTTCCCCGCCACCCGTCTGCGCCGGCTGCGTCGCACACCCGCATTGCGGGCAATGGTGACAGAGGTGGACCTGACTCCGGCCAACCTGATCTGGCCGATCTTCGTGACCGAGATCGCGGGTGGCGCGGGCGAGATCCCCTCGATGCCCGGGGTCGAACGGCTGACGCTGGACGGGGCGAAGCGCGCGGCGGAAACCGCGATGCGGCTGAACATCCCGGCCATCTGCATCTTTCCGCATTCGGACCCGGACCTGAAAACCGAAAGCTGCGAGCGTGCCTGGGACCCCGAAAACATCGGCAACCGCGCCATCCGCGCCATCAAGGAGGTCGCGCCGGATCTGGCGGTGATGACCGATATCGCGCTGGACCCCTATAATGCCAACGGCCATGACGGGCTGGTCAGGGACGGGGTAATCCTGAACGACGAAACCGTCGAGGCGCTTGGCCGCATGGCGCTGGCCCAGGCCGAGGCCGGGGCGGATATCCTTGGCCCCTCGGACATGATGGACGGGCGCATCGGCGCATTGCGCCGCCAGCTTGAAACGAACGGCCACAAGGATGTGGCGATCCTGTCCTATGCGGCGAAATTCGCCAGCGGCTTCTATGGTCCGTTCCGCGATGCGGTGGGGGCCTCGGGGCGGCTTGTCGGCGACAAGAAGACCTATCAGGTGAACCCGGCCAACCGTGAAGAGGCGATGCGCTGCGTCGCCCGCGATCTGGCCGAGGGGGCAGACATGGTGATGGTCAAGCCGGGCATGCCCTATCTGGATATCTGCCGCATGGTGCGCGACCAGTTCGGGGCTCCGACCTTTGCCTATCAGGTCAGCGGCGAATACGCGATGATCGAAGGTGCAATCCGCAATGGCTGGCTGTCGCGCGACGTGGTGATCGAAAGCCTTCTGGCCTTCCGCCGCGCAGGTTGCGACGGCATCCTGACCTATTACGCACCGCAGGTGGCCGAAACGCTGGCATGA
- the ssb gene encoding single-stranded DNA-binding protein — protein sequence MAGSVNKVILVGNLGQDPEVRSFPSGGKVANLRIATSETWKDRNTGERKERTEWHTVAIYSEPLVRVAEQYLKKGSKVYVEGQLETRKWQDQNGNDRYSTEVALRPFRSELHMLDSRGGAGGGGRDDSYGGGYGGGSYGGASGSGSSAPSGGGQPQSRPDFDDDIPF from the coding sequence ATGGCAGGCAGCGTGAACAAGGTGATCCTGGTCGGTAATCTGGGTCAGGACCCAGAGGTCCGCAGCTTCCCCAGCGGCGGCAAGGTCGCCAACCTGCGTATCGCGACCTCGGAGACATGGAAGGACCGCAACACCGGCGAGCGCAAGGAGCGCACCGAATGGCACACGGTCGCCATCTATTCCGAGCCCTTGGTCCGCGTGGCCGAGCAATATCTGAAAAAGGGCTCGAAAGTCTATGTCGAGGGCCAGCTGGAAACCCGCAAGTGGCAGGACCAGAACGGCAACGACCGCTATTCGACCGAAGTGGCGTTGCGGCCCTTCCGCAGCGAGTTGCACATGCTCGACAGCCGCGGTGGAGCGGGCGGCGGCGGTCGCGATGACAGTTATGGCGGCGGCTACGGTGGCGGCAGCTACGGTGGCGCGAGCGGTAGTGGCAGCAGCGCGCCATCGGGCGGCGGACAGCCGCAGAGCCGTCCCGATTTCGACGACGACATCCCGTTCTGA
- a CDS encoding lytic transglycosylase domain-containing protein: MLSRDRAMLRQLGRAVMALTISAGLAAPAAAEGLRLQVKSGKSRVAQFERQTRLMDSRLAGQYQQSARLRPGGTSTKSVVELDLPTAIPAYKGSRRSEFLPHARAMARKHGIPEDLFLRLVQQESGWNPSARSHKGARGLAQLMPGTAAKLGVDPNDPIQNLEGGARYLRMMYNTFGNWRLALAAYNAGPAAVAKYGGVPPYRETRNYVRIIHGS, translated from the coding sequence ATGCTTTCACGTGATCGGGCGATGCTGCGCCAGTTGGGCCGGGCCGTGATGGCCTTGACGATTTCGGCCGGGCTGGCCGCGCCTGCTGCGGCCGAAGGGCTGCGGCTGCAGGTAAAAAGCGGCAAATCCCGTGTGGCGCAGTTCGAGCGTCAGACCCGGTTGATGGATTCGCGTCTGGCCGGGCAATACCAGCAATCCGCGCGTCTGCGCCCGGGCGGCACCTCGACCAAAAGCGTGGTTGAACTGGATCTCCCGACTGCGATTCCCGCCTACAAGGGCAGTCGGCGCAGCGAGTTCCTGCCTCATGCCCGAGCCATGGCCCGTAAGCACGGCATTCCCGAAGATCTGTTCCTGCGCCTCGTGCAGCAGGAATCGGGCTGGAACCCTTCGGCACGCTCGCACAAGGGGGCGCGGGGGCTGGCGCAGTTGATGCCGGGCACGGCCGCGAAACTGGGCGTCGATCCGAACGATCCGATCCAGAACCTGGAAGGCGGGGCGCGCTATCTACGTATGATGTATAACACCTTCGGCAATTGGCGGCTGGCGCTGGCCGCCTATAACGCCGGGCCTGCGGCAGTGGCGAAATACGGCGGCGTGCCGCCCTATCGCGAGACACGCAATTACGTTCGCATCATCCACGGCAGTTGA